The DNA region ACCGCTGAAAAGAGGCCATGCCGAGCATTCCAGCAAGAACGCCCTTGCACTCGTCATTTATTTGGAAAACAATTTAATCGCTTCTTTCAAATCTTCTTCAAAATCGACTTCAATGCACTTGTATTGTGAAATATCCATTGGTGCAAAAAACTTCCCTTGAGCAGCAAGAATTTCCACTGCGGATTCGAAATAATCCATATCACTGCACTGTTTCAGTGCATCTTTAAATGACGGTAAAAGTTCTTTGGTGACCATATTAATACCAATCGCCTCTCCAAGAGGATTGGGTACCGTCTTTGACAGCATGGAGATAAGACCATCTTCATTTATAGTATATTTGACTTCTTCTTCACCAACACTTTTTCTATCGACGCAGATGTAGCTTCCGATGTCTTTAACCAAATCCTGTATAATCTCGACGTCAAAGACGACATCGCCATTCATCCAAATCACATCGTCATCAATGTCTTTTATTCCACACAGCAGGCTTTTCGCTGTATTGGTGATATAAAAAAAAGGATTATATCGATAGAATACATCGGGAAATTCTTCCATAATCAGCGTTTTCTTGAACCCGATGACAATGTATATCTGTTGCACCCCTGCTTCACGCAACAAACGAATTTGCCGACCAAGAATACGTTCTCCAGTGGGGAGCATGGAAAGCGATTTAGGAAATGGACGGCCGAGACGACTTCCAACCCCGGCAGCAAGAATAACTGCAATCATGAGACAATCTCCTTCATATTGAAGTGACTCTGGACGTATTCATTCAGTCGTTGAGCGCTCTTTCCATCAACATGTGTGAATATCTTACGGCACAATTGCTGGCGTTCTTCGGAAAAGTCCGTTGCATCGGCAAGCGTCTCTTCGATACTCCGCAAAAGGTCTTGAAACGTTGAGACTTTCTTTCCTGGTGTCATCGAATCATAGTCAAACAGCAACGCACGATTTTTTGTGATATATCTGTCGAAATCAAATGGGTAAAAAATAATGGGTCGATCCAACAACAGAAAATCAAAATATATCGAGGAATAGTCTGTAAGCAACACATCGCATTGCCCCATCAGGGGATAAATATCGCTTTGACTTGATGCAACACGAATTGCTGGGGGTAAATTTTTGAAATTAAGATTCACATACGGATGTAATTTCAAAACAACATACGCATTGTTTGCTTCTGCAACATGTGAAAGAGCCGCCAAGTCTATTGCACCGCAATGAAATGGATCATAGCCTTCATCACGAAACGTTGGCATGTAAAAAATTGTTTTCCCGCCCTTTTTTCGAAATCGTTTCAATTCAGCGTACAATTCGACATCCACATTGAACAAATCGTCTCGTGTTGGTTCACGAAACATCACATCATTACGTGGATATCCAAGAGTGGGGAAATCATGCGCGGCAAAAGCGCGAGAAAACGCCTGTTCCGTGCAAAATGGAGATGTCGAGATTACTGCATCGTAGCCCGAATATCCTCGTTTTAAATACTCTGCTCTCTCAGGCGTCATATTACTGGATGACTTTATTTCTGGAAAACCAATCGCTTTCAGAGGAACGCCATGCCAAATTTGCACTGTACGAGCACGCTGCATCAGTGGATATACAGGACTTTCATTTTTCCACCAAAAATCATCAGAAATAATCAGCGCAGCACGAGCTAAGACTTCAATACTATCATCTCTCCCAAAGAGAACGGACGGTAGCCCCTGCTCTTGCAGAAGAACATGCTCGTCACGATCAAACGTGAGAAACCGGCCATCAATTTCAGGAACATGCCGTGCAAAGTACAGAAACGCATATTTCACGTTATCAATCATCTGGCCACCGACACGCCCAGGAAATACAACGAGGTTGGCTTGTTTCGGCATGGATTTACCGATTTCATCAAACCGCTTCATGATATCACGAATATCTGCCACGTTCTCTCCTTCAGGACTGTATCACGCGAGGCATTGCCAGCAGAACAGATAACGATTGCTACGCGAGACGAAAACCACATCACATAAAAAGTCATGCACAATAAACACCAAGGAATACACAAAGTTCCAGAGATATTTTGACACGTAACACATTCGTACAAGCAAACAGCCCTCCCCAGCACCGAGGAAAAAATAACATATTATTGGTTTGTATATGTCATTCTTATTTTCCTTGAATCGCTGAAATTGCTGTATCAATGTGCTCTTTTACTATTGCTATATTCTTCTGTATAAGAGCAATATCTCCATCATATAATTCTTTCGCATCATATGCTGACATATTTGTTCCTCTCAATACACAACTAAATGGCCTTTTAAAAAGAGATGCTGTAGTATTTCCTTGTGCAATATGCTTTTCAATAAAATCATACACTCGTTTTTTATTATTCAAAAATTTAACTACATCATAATCTGTTTCATATCGAGGAAGGGGAGGCATCGATACTCCTGACGGATATACAATATTATTTCCATCGAGAATTTTTGAATTAAATCGTACGAGTCCTGTTGTTGATATGTCATACACATGTATTGGCTCTGTAGACTCACTGAGCATCATTTTAGATTTAATCCACTGAATTCCTGCTATATATTGATTGCTTGTGATGACGGAAAATTCATCAGCAAAACGCATATATATGGAACGAGAATAAAATGTTGGATCAAAAAGCAGATACTCACCTTCTTGAGTAAACTGGAAATTGGTTTGACTTTCAACTCCGTTTCCATCTCGAGGGGGAGTATTGCTTCCACAATCATTCCCAATAAATACAATAGGATTTCCTCCAAGAAGACGTGCCGTTGAATAGGCTCCTGACGAGGTACTTGGGGAGATCTCATCTATTTTTGGAAAAACATCACGTTCAAACGGATACATATTCCAGGCTTTAAAGACTCGTGAAAAATTCTTCGCATATTTATAAATAGCACCCATTGGGTTTGCGACAAGAATGGTATCAAATTTTCTCTCTCCAAGCATATTGAAATATTGATCCCATGCTTCCACATTAATATCTTGAACATATATAATATCTGGAACAATATCGGCTTGAATGATCTTTTCAACTGCCCGCCCCGCAACAAGTAAAATACAT from Desulfovibrio inopinatus DSM 10711 includes:
- a CDS encoding 6-hydroxymethylpterin diphosphokinase MptE-like protein, whose translation is MDRNGRLEIKLESNTLELFFGNEKIFSCRMTLKAIYSVINSIDAALLSQGIWFRVKEKDLRNPIAFELFMHIIMSNMVHYVFPQYHRVYPHRQNIRLQSIDSEISTIRNTEYINDMNHLYSLHNVLHGKPIFIVMPGPSLDMNFIREKRDSCILLVAGRAVEKIIQADIVPDIIYVQDINVEAWDQYFNMLGERKFDTILVANPMGAIYKYAKNFSRVFKAWNMYPFERDVFPKIDEISPSTSSGAYSTARLLGGNPIVFIGNDCGSNTPPRDGNGVESQTNFQFTQEGEYLLFDPTFYSRSIYMRFADEFSVITSNQYIAGIQWIKSKMMLSESTEPIHVYDISTTGLVRFNSKILDGNNIVYPSGVSMPPLPRYETDYDVVKFLNNKKRVYDFIEKHIAQGNTTASLFKRPFSCVLRGTNMSAYDAKELYDGDIALIQKNIAIVKEHIDTAISAIQGK
- a CDS encoding CDP-glycerol glycerophosphotransferase family protein codes for the protein MADIRDIMKRFDEIGKSMPKQANLVVFPGRVGGQMIDNVKYAFLYFARHVPEIDGRFLTFDRDEHVLLQEQGLPSVLFGRDDSIEVLARAALIISDDFWWKNESPVYPLMQRARTVQIWHGVPLKAIGFPEIKSSSNMTPERAEYLKRGYSGYDAVISTSPFCTEQAFSRAFAAHDFPTLGYPRNDVMFREPTRDDLFNVDVELYAELKRFRKKGGKTIFYMPTFRDEGYDPFHCGAIDLAALSHVAEANNAYVVLKLHPYVNLNFKNLPPAIRVASSQSDIYPLMGQCDVLLTDYSSIYFDFLLLDRPIIFYPFDFDRYITKNRALLFDYDSMTPGKKVSTFQDLLRSIEETLADATDFSEERQQLCRKIFTHVDGKSAQRLNEYVQSHFNMKEIVS
- a CDS encoding NTP transferase domain-containing protein — protein: MIAVILAAGVGSRLGRPFPKSLSMLPTGERILGRQIRLLREAGVQQIYIVIGFKKTLIMEEFPDVFYRYNPFFYITNTAKSLLCGIKDIDDDVIWMNGDVVFDVEIIQDLVKDIGSYICVDRKSVGEEEVKYTINEDGLISMLSKTVPNPLGEAIGINMVTKELLPSFKDALKQCSDMDYFESAVEILAAQGKFFAPMDISQYKCIEVDFEEDLKEAIKLFSK